The window GAAGGTGGGGCACCGGGTAACTTCACATCGCTCGATGCGGCGTTCGCCCGCGTCTGGGGATCAATAAACAGGAGATACTTAAATGACGGAAACTGCATACGGTAACGCCCAGGATCTGCTGGTCGAACTGACGGCGGATATTGTGGCTGCCTATGTTAGCAACCACGTCGTTCCGGTAACAGAGCTTCCCGGCCTTATTTCGGATGTTCACACGGCACTCAGCGGAACATCGGCACCGGCATCGGTGGCGGTCAATGTTGAGAAGCAGAAACCTGCCGTCTCCGTTCGCAAATCTGTACAGGACGATCACATCGTCTGTTTGGAATGCGGCGGCTCGTTCAAGTCGCTCAAGCGCCACCTGACGACGCATCACAGCATGACGCCGGAAGAATACCGCGAAAAATGGGACCTGCCGGTCGACTATCCCATGGTTGCGCCCGCCTATGCCGAAGCCCGTTCGCGGCTTGCCAAGGAAATGGGTCTCGGCCAGCGCCGCAAGGCCAGCCGCTGATTTTTCTAAGGCGGACCGGCCACCTCTTCTCCCCGCCGGGGAGACGGTGGCCCGAAGGGTCGGATGAGGGGGGCAATGCCAGCGATAAATCGCACGCTTGCCCTCCTTATCCCGCTGCCGCGACCTTCTCCCCGGCGGGGAAACGGCGGCAAACGAAACGCGGTCGTTCCATATGCAGCCTTGAAACCAGGCGTGGCCTCAAAGGCCCTGACGCGCGGGAAGTAGCTGCTCCCTTCATGAAAATGTCCCAGCCGGTCCTTTGACCGGCTTTTTTATTGCCGCGCTTTTTGTCGATAGAGGAAAAAAATCCTTGATCGGAGCCGGCTCTTTCTCAAAAATAAAGCGAAATCAATCTCGTATTTTTCCCCGTCAAATTTGCACTTCCCCATAATCATTTCCGGGTGTATGAATTAATTCCTATTCGTAAAGGAGTTGCATATGCCGTCGGATATCTCGTCTTTGCCTCCCCCAGCGCTGCCCCACCCAAAGGCAGCTGATCGCCATCTTCGCAACTGGTCGCCTGCGGCCGGGCGTGATGAGATTTCGCGCATCTGCCGGCTGGTTCGCCAGCTGACAGGCGAAATGGTCCAGCTGATCGGCGATCGCCTGGCTGCTCGCCGCGACAGGCGGCGCAGCGAATGCCATATTCGCCAGATAGCCATGTATGTGTGCCATGTGCAGCTTGGCATTCCCATGTCGGATATCGGCGTCTGTTTCGGCAGGGACAGAACGACGGTGGGCCATGCCTGCCAGGTGGTGGAGGACCGGCGCGACGAACCGGCTTTCGACGAATTTGTCGCCACGCTCGAGCGGCTCGCCGGCAGCATTTTCAGCGTGATGAGGGGTGGCCGCGATGAGTGAGGCGAAAACCGCGCCCGCCGCCGGCCGCAATCCTGTCCTCCTGCGATTATTGCGTTTTATCGCGGCGGGCACGGCTGAGATTTCGCAGGATGGCGGCGATATGGTCTTGCGGCGACCCGCGGCTGGAAAGGAGCGGGCATCGCGGTTTCCGATTGGAATCGTCCGGTTTGCCGTCTCCTCCGGGCTGGTCGACAGGCAGGGAAATACGCTTTCCGCCGCACCGCCGCTTGCCGCCTATCTGAAACGTGCGATCGCAAAGGATCGCGACGAGATTTTTCATGAGCAGCACCGGGACGTGCAGGCTGTGGTGGTGGATGTCGGTGAAGGCAGGCAGTCGGCTCGGCGCAACCTCAATACGTCTCCACTGACCGGCCTTTCGCGCCTCAAGGAGCGCGACGGCTCGGCCTTTTTTACCGGCGATGCCTTGCAGGCCGGCGAACGTCTCGCCGCCGATTTTCACCGGGCGCATCTCAACCCCAGGGTCACGGCGACATGGGAGCCGAGAATTGCGAGCCGCACCAAGGGGGAGGCGGGTGGCGCGCTCGATCTTACCGAGGCGGCGATGGCGGCACGAACACGGTTTTCCCACGCCGCCGACGCGATGGGGCCTGAATTGTCCGGCGTCGCCATCGATATTTGCTGTTTCGAAAAGGGGCTGGAAACGGTGGAGCGGGAGCGGCAATGGCCGGCGCGTTCGGCAAAACTCATGTTGCGTGCAGCCCTGCTGTCGCTTGCCCGGCATTATGCGCCCCGGCCGCAGGGCACCAGAAGGACAAGCCACCATTGGGGCGATGAGGATTATCGCCCTTCGATGACGGCAATGGTGGTGACGGGGTGAGGGGTCAGGCGGCGAGCAGCCGGGCTTCCTCGCGTATACGCTTGACCATGGAGCGTAGACCGTTTGCCCGCTGCGCGGAGAGATGCTCCACCAGCCCGATTTTGTCGAATACCTCGATGGCGTCGAGGCCGGCGATCTCGGAGGCCTTCTTGCCGGAATAGACGGCAAGAACAATCGCGACGAGGCCGCGCACGATATGCGCGTCGGAATCGCCTTCGAAACTCATCAGCGGGTCTTCCGCGCCATCGCTGTGACTGACGAGCCAGACCTGACTTGCGCAGCCCTGCACCTTGTTTTCGGCGGTACGCTTGTCTTCCGGCAGATCGGGCAGCGCCTTGCCGAGTTCGATGACATAACGATAGCGATCCTCCCAGTCGTCAAGGAAGGCGAAATCGTCAAGGATCGTGTCGAGAGAGGCCATTTGCGCGCCGTATCGTCCGTTATTGCATGTCTTTGCTACGATATAGGGGAAGTGCGGACGGTTTTGAACCATGGATAAAGAAAAAGCCCACGGAAAACGGGTTTCCGTGGGCAAGTCAGGCAGGCAGTCACGCAGACGGACATATCCGGCTGCAAGATCAGGGCGGCGCGGCGATACGCGGCCGCGCAAAAATATCAGGGAACGGGGCGCTTCTGCGGCAGGGGAATGATGGTGCCGGTCTTAAGCGTGTCGGCATTCCCAGGGAATTCGACGCTGATTGCGGGCGCTTCGGCCAGTTTTTCGCTCTCGCTGGCAAGCTCGGCTGCGGGAGCGGTCTTGTCACCGCTGGCAAGCTGCGCGTCGAGCAATTCATAGGCAACCTTGGCGCCTTCCTTTGCGCGTTCGCCAAGTGCGTGGAAGGTTTCTGCGCCCTTGACGCAGACATCGGGCTTTTCGATGCAGATGGCGCTGACATAACGATAGGCTTCACCGGCTGCCGAAACGGCGCTGGGAAGATCGAATGCCGAAGGTTCCTTGGCGGGATCGTTGTAGCTGCCGAAATAGGACAGCGCCACCAGCACCAGCGAAAACCAGAATGTTCCTTTGATCAGAAACCACATTGTCAGACTACCCTGCCAGATGATCTTGTTTTGAAGCCCCGCCCGTTTTGGGTCATCGGCCTTTGTCCCGTTTCCCGGGCTTGAGGAGAAGCTACAGGTGACCGGCGAACAGCCGATTGCAAAAAGCCGCGCAATTTAATTCAAATTGTATCTATTCTCCTCGTATCGGCACGCGGGCCGCCAATTCATTCGCATTTTAACAGTCCATGTTAAGCATAATTGCGACAGAGACCGCCTGTTCCGGGGCAAAGCGGCCGCCCGCTTTGCCACAAAGGTTAACACGATGGCAAAAATGAAGCGAAATCCGTCGCTTACCCGTCATTAACCATGATTGGCAAAGCTTCGAATAAATGCCCCGTAATGGGACTGCGGCGCATTTCGCAGGCCTTTGGCGTCATTCTTTTTATCCATTCCTTAAGCCGCCGCCTTCTATTGTCGGAGCCGTTAGATCCGCCTCAGGGATTCGGTATTGGTATTGCGTAATATGAGAGAAAAAGCGGTCGCACTGGTCGACCATGCAGCGGGCAGATGGCTCGCGCGCATGGAAGAGGACGCCGAAAGGCGTGCCGGAACCGTTGCGCGCCTGCGCCGGCTGATTGCCTTCGGTGCTGTCGGCCTTGTTGTTGTGCCCGCCCTCTTCAGCCTTGTCTTCAGCCCCGCCATTGCTCTGCCCATCGGTGCCGCACTGGTGCTGGCGCTGTTCCTGTCGGCCGCCGCCCTGTCGATCGCCTTTTCCCGCCCCGTGCGTGGCGTGGCGTCCTTTTCCGCTCCTGCCGGTAGCGATGACCTCATCGCGGCCTCGCAAGTGCCGGGCCTCGTGCTCACCATCAATGAAAACGGCCTCGTCGAACGTGTTTCCGGGCGCGACCTCGACAGGTTTCCGGCTGATCTCCAGGCCTGCAAGGGCCATGTCTTTGCCGAACATGTCTATGTTTCGGACCGTCTGGAACTGATGCAGGCTTTCGACCTTCTGCGGCAGGGCGAGGACAGGGCCAGCGCTGAACTCCGGTTCGAAACCGGCGCGAAATCGCGCCAGGCGCAGTTCATGCATGCACGCATCGAGATGACGGCGATCCGCAGCGCGGCCGGCCGGCTGCGTCGGGTCGTCGCCCAGCTCTCCGATGTCACTGAGATGGAGCTGCTGCGCCGCGATGTCGCCCGCAAGGCGGCCGAGGCGGAATCGGCCAATGACGCCAAGTCGCGTTTTCTCGCCGCCGTCAGCCATGAGCTGCGCACGCCGCTCAATGCCGTCCTCGGCTTTTCCGATATTCTCGCCGGCGAATATTTTGGCAGGCTGGAAAACGACCGCCAGCGGGAATATGTCGGCTTGATCCGCCAGTCCGGCGCGCATCTCCTGTCGGTGGTCAACACCATGCTGGATATGAGCAAGCTGGAGGCCGGCCGTTACGAATTGCTGATGGAAAGCTTCCCAATTGCCGAGACCATCTCGTCCTGCGAAGCCATGCTCGGCCTGCAGGCGAAGGAAAAAGGCCTGACTTTGACGAGCCGCATCCAGCGCGGCATCGGTGAAATTTCAGCTGATCAGCGCGCCATCCGCCAGGTTCTCATCAATCTGGCCGGCAATGCCATAAAATTCACCGATGCGGGTGGTGTGGTATCGATCGATGCGGCGCGTGAAGGCCGGATGCTGAAATTGACGGTCAGCGATACCGGCATCGGCATCGCCTCCGACAAGATTGACCTTCTGGGCCAGCCTTTCATGCAGGTTCAGAACGAATATACCCGTCGCTATGAGGGCACGGGTCTGGGATTGTCCCTGGTCAAGGGCCTTGTGGCACTGCATGGCGGCACTTTCGCCATCGCCAGCAAGCCGGGCGAGGGGACAGTCGTAACGATCATGTTGCCTGCCGACGGTTCCGGCATGGCAGGTGGCGAAAACGCTGAAACCGAAAGCATGGTGGAATTCCCGCCGCGCATCAGGCAATTCGGCGAAATGGCCGCGATTATGAAGAAGGATGGTGACGATGGCCCCGCGAAAGCGAAAATCGCCTAAGAAAACAACGGCCCAGATCGGAGCCGGGCTTGTTTCCTTGGTGGTTTCGGCCATCGGGCGCGAAGTCCTGCGACATCCGAAGCTGGTGGGCGGCTCGGGCGCCTTCGCCGTTGTCTTTGGTTTTGTCGCCGCCAATGCGCTCTGGTATCAGCCGGGCGTGCATCCGTCGCCTTTCCTGCGCACGCGGGATGCGGAAAACCCGAACGGCATTGCCGGTTATCGCCCGGCAGAGCCGCTCGGCACCCACGGCAACGTCACCACCTTTCGCATAGAGCGGCCGGCCGAGACGGAAGCGACGCAGCAACCGGCCGCCGAGACTGCGGCGCTGCCGCCAGCCGAAAGCCAGAAGCCGCAGCAGATCGTTGCCGATATTCAGGGCGAACTGAAAAAACGCGGACTTTACGAAGGCGATGCGGATGGCCGCATGGGGCCGAAGACCGCCGCCGCCATCATGTTCTTCGAAGAAACGCTCGGTATGGAGCAGACCGGCGAGCCGACGACGCGGGTACTCGCAGCCCTCAGGATCGATGGCGCCACGGTTGCCGCAATTCCAAAGGACCGGCCGTCCGACACCAACACTGGCGGCGGAGTGGAAATCGACCCGGTCGCCGCCGCCATCCGCAAGGCGGAAAAGCCGCAGGTAAAGGCCGAACCAGCCTCCCTCAACAGCGCGGCTGCCGGCGCCAAACCCGTAAACAGCGCGCTGATCGCCAAGATCCAGCAGGGGCTGATCAATATCGCCTATGCCGACGTGAAGGTGGACGGCGTGGCCGGCCAGCAGACCCGCAACGCCATTCGCGCCTTTGAAAAACACTATCGCCTGCCGGAAACCGGCGAGCCGAGCGAGGCCGTGTTGAAGAAGCTGAAGTCGATCGGGGCGATTTAGAGGGTTAGGATCGACGTTGCGGCAGGGTCGACGCATGCCGTGTTTTGTGGCACATCCACTTCCGTCATTCCGGCCTTGAGCCGGAATCCAGCCAGCCCAAGTCCTTGGGCTGAAAGGAGTCTTTCCGTCGCGCAGACGCGCGTCGGCTGGATTCCGGCTCAAGGCCGGAATGACGGAAGTGGATGCCTGTATCGCCTCAATAAAGCCGTTGCCTATCTGAAAGCACATCCATGCGCCTCAAATCCGAAATCTTCGTCTCAGCCCTCATCCGCCGCGTTTTTGCCGCCGGCGGATTTGCCGCTGTCGAAAAAAAAGGGGCGGAGGATGCAGGTGCGATCTTTATCCGCCAGCGCTTTCGCGATGGCCGTGAAAACCTCTATGGACCGGCCCCGCAAAGTTTCGCCGATGACGAGGAAATTCGCACTGAGCGCCGTTTCGAAACACGGCTAGCGGATGTTGAGGGGGAGGAGGCCGCCGCCCTTCTGGAGAAGGAGCGCCGGTTCGACAGCGATCTGTGGATCGTCGAAATCGAAACCGATGAAATCGGCGCTCTCCTGACGCTGGTCGATCAGGTCTAGGCCAGCTTAACCCAGCGTTCCGGTTCTTTGAGTAGCCGGTGCGCTGCGGCCCGGCCGTTCGCGGCCATGGGTATAGCTGTCGGCCCTGCGCCAGCTTTCCACCCGCTCTTCGCATTCCACGGTATCGAGACGGTCGAGCAGGGCTTCGGCGCGGCTCATGTCGCCTTCGGTGGCGGCAAGATGCGGGTAGAAACATTGCAGGATGAAGGCGGCTTCGGAAAACTCCATGCCGAGCCCGATCAGCGTGGTGGCAAGCTGCGCGCCTGATATATCGAGCATGATGCGCTCCGACAGCCAGAGGCTGGACGATAGCGAATCCGCCAGCGCCACCGCAAATTGCCGGGCATTGCGCTCACGGGCAAACCGCACCAGCAGGGCCTCCTGCACGTCGCTCAGGCGGCGCAGACCAAGAACGTCGTTTTCCGGACGGTTGAGATGATGCGCCATCTGTTTGATGCGCTGGCGCATTTCCTCTTCGAGTGCGGATGCGGCCGCAATGCCTGCCGCTTCTTCCGCCACCTTCGTTTCTTCGGCGGCGACCGTCACCTGCGGGGCGGCGGCATTCGCTTCCTCGTCCGGCCGCTTCAGATCTTCGGCATGGCGAAGACCCACGAGCGCATCGATGACGGTGGGGGAGAGGTCGTCCCGGCGCACGATGGCGCGCGCATGGGCAGCGCCCTGGGTGCGGGCAATGGTTATCAGCGTTTCGTCATCAAGGCACTTCGAGGCAATGAGGAACGGGGCGGCGAGGGAAATCGGCTGGCAGGCGATGAAGAAGGCAACGGCTGAAGGCACGCTCGGATGCTGGGAAAGCGCGGCAATCGCCTCCCGCTTGGCCTCTTCGGTGGACGCGTTGAAAAGCGGCATGAAGAGTTCGGCGAACTGCCGAAGGTCCGTTTTTGACGGATGGGACACATTCTCGAAATTCGTCACGGTGGCCATCAGCACCACATCTTTCTTCCTCACGGCTCTTGGCCTCTCAAGTTCTCGAAACCGGTCGGTCAACGCACTACCCAACAAACGCAAACACAATATCGGCTCAAATTAGAGCAAATCCGTTGACGCCCTGTTAACTATGGGCGGTGGAAAGGGATATTCTGCCTCTATCAACAAGGAAATTTTAAAACCTTCATCGCGGAGAAAAACGCATGGAACCTTGTCGCATCGCCTTTGTTTTCAACGGATGCAGGGTTCTGGCGGATAAGTTGCCGCCAGGAGATTAAGGTTAACGGATCATTAACCTCTGTCTGTTTGTAATTTCATGGGCAGTATTAGGAATTCATGTTATTCTGAAGTCCGGAATAAGAGCCAAAATGGCATCGAGATGCCTGAATGTCCGCATAGTCCTTCGGTAAGACGCTTTCGGTTTTAAGGGACATGCGAAAACCAGTCTGTGGGCTGGGTTATGCGCAATGTGATGGTGATGAAATTCCCGACGCAAGACGAGGCTTGCGCGGTTCCCATGGGCAACATTGACTCCCGAAGAGGAGAAAAGCATGGCAGACATTATTCCAATCGGCGACGCACGACGAAGCCTGCGCCCGGCGGCCATGGCTGGCAAGGTCATCGGCCCTGCAAAGGTCGTGCTGTTTACCGGCGTGCGTTATGAAAAACGCGATGCCGAGCCGTCCGACAAGGTTGCGCGCAAGCGCAAGCCCGCACCGGAAACTGCTGCAAAGTCCTGATTACGCGTGATAAACCGGCGTTATTTCCACGGCGTCGGCTGGCATTTAGCCTCGTTCAAGAACCGTTCCGCTTCTTCCCCGAAACTTGGCTGCGGCACCATGGTCCGCAATACCACATATCCTTCCGACTGATCCGATTCCGCCAGAATGGCCTGTGACAGCGATGGCGGCTGCGCCTTGCGGATCGCCGCTATCTGCACCGCATCCGCCACCAGAATATCCATCACCCCGCCGGCGGACGTGCGGTCGTTCATGCTGAACACCTCGTTCGACGCCTTGTCGTAAACCGCGACCGACCAGAAGGGCACGGCGCCGAGTGCGGTAAGCCTGATCGGCTTTTCCTCGATATTGAAGGTGCAGACCGCGACCCGCATGAAGGGATCGCCGCTTCCCAGCGTCTTTTTCTCCGTCGTTTCTTCGAGCAGATGAAACAGATGCGGCTTTCCTTCCGCCACCGCACGCGTATAGGCGTCGCGATTGCTGAAATGCGGTATCGCCAGAAGAATGATGACATGCAGCACGGCGGCGGCAACAAGGCCGGTAAGGATGGCAAGCAGGATCCTAAGCATTGCCACACCCCAGCTTGCGGATTTGCGGCATGGCGATGTCGATCAGGCCGGAACTGCCGGCGACCGGCGTGTCCAGCAGCGTCATCACCAGCTTGAAGGTCTGGCCCTGCGGCACCGCCAGCCAGTTGTAAGTCTGGGCGTCGGGCGCAATGGCGATGTCGATGCCGCCGTCCGCAATGCGCAGAAGCGTGCGGGAATTGAGCGCGAAAGGCCGTCCGGCGTCTTCCGCCAGCACATTGCCCTGCTGGTCGGCGGTATAAAGCGTCCAGAACCGCGAAGGCGGCACGGCCCCAGCCAGCCGGTAACGGCATTCGCCGCTCAGGCGTTGGCCGTCGCTGTCCACGGAGGCGGTAAAAGCCAGACCCTCGGCCGTTCCGTAAAGCAGCTTGCCGGCGTCGGCGCGGTGCGACTTGGCGTAGGGATCGGCCTCGATCGTCTGTGCTTCCGGAAAGGCATCCCATGAGCCGATGCGGATCGAGCCGAAGCCGGATGTCGCCTCAAGCGCTGCCAGCGTTGCGGCTATGCCGCCGCCAAAGGCGATCAATAGAGCGATGCCGACAAGGAATGGAACTCGAAACACGCTGTTTTCCCGTTTTTGTACAGGTCGAGGACTATCACTGATTCCCTGTTTGGAAAATGGTGCGCCTTGTTTAGTCTCTGTGGAAATGACCAGAAGAGGGAATTCCACCATGTCGCGACAATCCGCCATCGACCGCGCTATCGGCTTTTTTGATGATGGCACGTTCGAGCAGGACCTGTCGCGACGGGTTTCGTTGCGCACCGAAAGCCAGAATGAGGAGCGGAGTTCCGAACTCATCCTGTATCTCGAGCGGGAAATGATGCCCGCTTTCACTGCCATGGGTTTTTCCTGCACCATCCTGCGCGATCCGGCGGCGGATTTGCCGTTTCTGATCGCCGAACGGTTCGAGGACGACAATCTGCCGACCGTGCTGGGTTACGGCCACGGCGATGTGGTTCGCGGTCTGGAGGACGGCTGGGCGGAGGGCCTTTCGCCCTTTGTGATGTCAGAGCGCAATGGCAGGTGGTACGGGCGCGGCACCGCCGACAATAAGGGGCAGCATTCGGTCAACATGGCCGCGCTGAAGGCGGCGCTCGAGACGCGGGGAAGACTTGGTTTCAATGCCAAATACCTCATCGAGATGGGTGAGGAGAGGGGCTCCCCAGGTTTGCGGGAGATTTGCCGAAACCATGGCGAGCGGCTGAAAGCCGATCTCCTGATCGCTTCGGACGGCCCCCGCCTGAATGCGGAACGGCCGACCGTGTTTCTTGGCGCACGCGGCGGCATTACCTTCGATCTTGTGATCGAGGCGCGCGAGGGCGGCCACCATTCAGGCAATTGGGGCGGGGCGCTGTCCAATCCCGGCGTGCAGATGGCGCATGCCATAGCGAGCCTTGTCGGCCCCTCGGGGCAAATCCGCGTGCCGGAACTGGTGCCGGAGGAACTGCCGCAGGCGGTGCGCGATGCGCTTGCCGATTGCGAGATCGATGGCGGGCCGGATGGCCCAACCATCGATCCGGACTGGGGCGAGCCCGGCCTTTCGACGGCCGAGCGGGTTTTCGGCTGGTGCGCGCTGGAGGTGCTGGCCTTCGAGACCGGCACGCCGCGCGCGCCAGTCAACGCCATTCCGCCACGGGCATGGGCGCGGCTGCAACTGCGCTTTGTCGTCGGCATCGATCCGGAAGCGGTGCTGCCAGCCGTGCGGCGTCACCTCGACCAGCAGGGTTTCGGCATGGTGCGGATTGCGCCTGCGGGCGATGAGATTTTCCGTGCCACCCGGCTTGATCCGCAGGATCCATGGGTTGGTTTCACCCTGCGTTCCCTTGCCAGCACCACGGGCAGGAAACCGGCGCTTCTTCCCAATCTCGGTGGCTCGCTGCCCAACGATATTTTCGCCGATATATTAAAACTGCGCACCATCTGGGTGCCGCATTCCTATCCCGGCTGCTCGCAGCACGCGCCGAACGAACATCTGCCGAAAGAAATTGCCCGCGAGGCCCTTGCCATCATGGCCGGACTTTATTGGGATATTGGCGAAGGGAACACGCCGCCGCTCTAAGCACCCATCACCAGCTTGAAGGCGATGGCCCACATGGTGACGGCGATGACGCCTTCGAGAATGCGCCATGCGGCAGGCTTTTCGAAGATCGGCCGCAGCCAGCGCGCGCCGTAGCCCAGTGAAAAGAAGAACAGCAACGAGCCGGTCGCCGCACCCGCGGCGAAGGTCTTTTCAAAGCCGGGAAACTGAGTCGAGATCGTGCCAAGCAGCACCACGGTATCGAGATAGACATGCGGATTGAGAAAGGTCAGCGCCAGGCAGATGGCCAGCGTCTGCCAGAGGCTGACCTCCCGCCTTTCCGCGACGGAAAGCGCCTCGGACGAGCGCAGGGCCGAATGCAGGCTTTTGGCGCCATACCAGACAAGGAAAGCAGCGCCCGCATAACGCATGACGGGATCGAGCGCCGGCATGACCGCACTTATCCGCTGAAAGCCGAAAACACCGACGGTAATCAGCAGCGCATCGGAAATGGCGCAGGTGGCGCAGACGGCAAAGACATGCGAGCGCGCCAGTCCCTGTTTCAGAACGAAAGCGTTCTGCGCGCCGATCGCTACGATGAGGCTGAGACCCATCGTCAGGCCGGTGAAGAATATTTGGATGTCCATGCCAGTCGTGGCCCCTGCCTCTGTCCATTGCGGAGTGGCCGAAGGTGTTGCTTCCGGACCGAGTGCTTGGATATTTTCATTGGATGGTTTAATCCAGTTAAATAATCTCAATCCGGATAAGCAGAGCTAATGTTGGTTGAATCATGTGGAAGGCTGATTTCATGCGCCGTCGCTCCCGTCCTTCCCTCATTTCTATGCTCGTCACAGGAATCCAGCCAGCCCAA is drawn from Agrobacterium tumefaciens and contains these coding sequences:
- a CDS encoding DUF1214 domain-containing protein translates to MFRVPFLVGIALLIAFGGGIAATLAALEATSGFGSIRIGSWDAFPEAQTIEADPYAKSHRADAGKLLYGTAEGLAFTASVDSDGQRLSGECRYRLAGAVPPSRFWTLYTADQQGNVLAEDAGRPFALNSRTLLRIADGGIDIAIAPDAQTYNWLAVPQGQTFKLVMTLLDTPVAGSSGLIDIAMPQIRKLGCGNA
- a CDS encoding HAMP domain-containing histidine kinase translates to MREKAVALVDHAAGRWLARMEEDAERRAGTVARLRRLIAFGAVGLVVVPALFSLVFSPAIALPIGAALVLALFLSAAALSIAFSRPVRGVASFSAPAGSDDLIAASQVPGLVLTINENGLVERVSGRDLDRFPADLQACKGHVFAEHVYVSDRLELMQAFDLLRQGEDRASAELRFETGAKSRQAQFMHARIEMTAIRSAAGRLRRVVAQLSDVTEMELLRRDVARKAAEAESANDAKSRFLAAVSHELRTPLNAVLGFSDILAGEYFGRLENDRQREYVGLIRQSGAHLLSVVNTMLDMSKLEAGRYELLMESFPIAETISSCEAMLGLQAKEKGLTLTSRIQRGIGEISADQRAIRQVLINLAGNAIKFTDAGGVVSIDAAREGRMLKLTVSDTGIGIASDKIDLLGQPFMQVQNEYTRRYEGTGLGLSLVKGLVALHGGTFAIASKPGEGTVVTIMLPADGSGMAGGENAETESMVEFPPRIRQFGEMAAIMKKDGDDGPAKAKIA
- a CDS encoding peptidoglycan-binding protein, translated to MAPRKRKSPKKTTAQIGAGLVSLVVSAIGREVLRHPKLVGGSGAFAVVFGFVAANALWYQPGVHPSPFLRTRDAENPNGIAGYRPAEPLGTHGNVTTFRIERPAETEATQQPAAETAALPPAESQKPQQIVADIQGELKKRGLYEGDADGRMGPKTAAAIMFFEETLGMEQTGEPTTRVLAALRIDGATVAAIPKDRPSDTNTGGGVEIDPVAAAIRKAEKPQVKAEPASLNSAAAGAKPVNSALIAKIQQGLINIAYADVKVDGVAGQQTRNAIRAFEKHYRLPETGEPSEAVLKKLKSIGAI
- a CDS encoding MucR family transcriptional regulator yields the protein MTETAYGNAQDLLVELTADIVAAYVSNHVVPVTELPGLISDVHTALSGTSAPASVAVNVEKQKPAVSVRKSVQDDHIVCLECGGSFKSLKRHLTTHHSMTPEEYREKWDLPVDYPMVAPAYAEARSRLAKEMGLGQRRKASR
- a CDS encoding DUF1254 domain-containing protein; translated protein: MLRILLAILTGLVAAAVLHVIILLAIPHFSNRDAYTRAVAEGKPHLFHLLEETTEKKTLGSGDPFMRVAVCTFNIEEKPIRLTALGAVPFWSVAVYDKASNEVFSMNDRTSAGGVMDILVADAVQIAAIRKAQPPSLSQAILAESDQSEGYVVLRTMVPQPSFGEEAERFLNEAKCQPTPWK
- a CDS encoding amino acid transporter, which codes for MDIQIFFTGLTMGLSLIVAIGAQNAFVLKQGLARSHVFAVCATCAISDALLITVGVFGFQRISAVMPALDPVMRYAGAAFLVWYGAKSLHSALRSSEALSVAERREVSLWQTLAICLALTFLNPHVYLDTVVLLGTISTQFPGFEKTFAAGAATGSLLFFFSLGYGARWLRPIFEKPAAWRILEGVIAVTMWAIAFKLVMGA
- a CDS encoding DUF2336 domain-containing protein, with the protein product MVLMATVTNFENVSHPSKTDLRQFAELFMPLFNASTEEAKREAIAALSQHPSVPSAVAFFIACQPISLAAPFLIASKCLDDETLITIARTQGAAHARAIVRRDDLSPTVIDALVGLRHAEDLKRPDEEANAAAPQVTVAAEETKVAEEAAGIAAASALEEEMRQRIKQMAHHLNRPENDVLGLRRLSDVQEALLVRFARERNARQFAVALADSLSSSLWLSERIMLDISGAQLATTLIGLGMEFSEAAFILQCFYPHLAATEGDMSRAEALLDRLDTVECEERVESWRRADSYTHGRERPGRSAPATQRTGTLG
- a CDS encoding DNA replication protein, which produces MPSDISSLPPPALPHPKAADRHLRNWSPAAGRDEISRICRLVRQLTGEMVQLIGDRLAARRDRRRSECHIRQIAMYVCHVQLGIPMSDIGVCFGRDRTTVGHACQVVEDRRDEPAFDEFVATLERLAGSIFSVMRGGRDE
- a CDS encoding DUF1491 family protein yields the protein MRLKSEIFVSALIRRVFAAGGFAAVEKKGAEDAGAIFIRQRFRDGRENLYGPAPQSFADDEEIRTERRFETRLADVEGEEAAALLEKERRFDSDLWIVEIETDEIGALLTLVDQV
- a CDS encoding M20 family metallopeptidase; its protein translation is MSRQSAIDRAIGFFDDGTFEQDLSRRVSLRTESQNEERSSELILYLEREMMPAFTAMGFSCTILRDPAADLPFLIAERFEDDNLPTVLGYGHGDVVRGLEDGWAEGLSPFVMSERNGRWYGRGTADNKGQHSVNMAALKAALETRGRLGFNAKYLIEMGEERGSPGLREICRNHGERLKADLLIASDGPRLNAERPTVFLGARGGITFDLVIEAREGGHHSGNWGGALSNPGVQMAHAIASLVGPSGQIRVPELVPEELPQAVRDALADCEIDGGPDGPTIDPDWGEPGLSTAERVFGWCALEVLAFETGTPRAPVNAIPPRAWARLQLRFVVGIDPEAVLPAVRRHLDQQGFGMVRIAPAGDEIFRATRLDPQDPWVGFTLRSLASTTGRKPALLPNLGGSLPNDIFADILKLRTIWVPHSYPGCSQHAPNEHLPKEIAREALAIMAGLYWDIGEGNTPPL
- a CDS encoding SufE family protein — its product is MASLDTILDDFAFLDDWEDRYRYVIELGKALPDLPEDKRTAENKVQGCASQVWLVSHSDGAEDPLMSFEGDSDAHIVRGLVAIVLAVYSGKKASEIAGLDAIEVFDKIGLVEHLSAQRANGLRSMVKRIREEARLLAA
- a CDS encoding DUF5330 domain-containing protein; this translates as MWFLIKGTFWFSLVLVALSYFGSYNDPAKEPSAFDLPSAVSAAGEAYRYVSAICIEKPDVCVKGAETFHALGERAKEGAKVAYELLDAQLASGDKTAPAAELASESEKLAEAPAISVEFPGNADTLKTGTIIPLPQKRPVP